Proteins encoded within one genomic window of Gallus gallus isolate bGalGal1 chromosome 1, bGalGal1.mat.broiler.GRCg7b, whole genome shotgun sequence:
- the GPR34 gene encoding probable G-protein coupled receptor 34 codes for MAATSADLLTTLPYEKAFQGNQNNLALNASETQRNENCSLEDNALSFALISFYSVIFVIGLVGNIIALFAFLCIHQKRNSIQVYLLNVAIADLLLIFCLPFRILYHISNNTWMFGWILCKIVGTLFYMNMYISIILLGLISLDRYVKINKSVKRPKMLTTTRSVHICCIVWAVALTGFSLVVVPSLFRSDISNSTLCFHYRNKKNAMTEAILNYIIVIMFWTVFLLLILSYVKIAKNLLKISRKRANFPNAVKYTQTARNSFIVLIIFTVCFVPYHMFRFVYITSQLQNPSCYWKGIIHTCNEVMLIFSSFNSCLDPVMYFLMSSSVRKTVLQLICRRIHGDSSVTLESTSEIKLGQYMQERLSTTTPHSSSVKKKSDLIK; via the coding sequence ATGGCTGCCACTTCAGCTGACTTACTGACCACTCTTCCATACGAGAAAGCCTTTCAGGGTAACCAAAACAATCTAGCCCTGAATGCATCAGAAACTCAACGCAATGAAAACTGTTCCTTAGAAGACAATGCGTTGTCATTTGCTTTGATATCTTTTTACtctgttatttttgtcattGGATTGGTTGGAAATATTATAGCCTTGTTTGCATTCCTGTGCATTCACCAGAAAAGGAATTCCATCCAAGTTTACTTGCTAAATGTAGCCATTGCAGACCTGTTGCTGATCTTCTGTCTTCCCTTCCGAATACTGTACCACATTAGCAACAACACATGGATGTTTGGATGGATTTTATGCAAAATTGTAGGAACTCTATTTTATATGAACATGTACATCAGCATCATACTGTTGGGACTAATTAGCCTAGATCGTTACGTAAAGATAAATAAGTCTGTGAAACGACCTAAGATGTTAACTACTACCCGAAGTGTACATATTTGTTGCATTGTGTGGGCAGTTGCACTAACAGGATTTTCATTAGTAGTTGTACCATCTCTCTTCAGGAGTGATATCAGCAATTCTACCTTGTGCTTTCATTATCGGAATAAGAAGAACGCAATGACAGAAgcaattttaaattatattattgTCATCATGTTTTGGAcagttttcctgcttttgaTACTTTCCTACGTTAAAATTGCCAAGAACCTACTGAAAATTTCAAGGAAAAGAGCTAATTTTCCCAATGCAGTAAAATACACCCAGACAGCAAGGAATTCCTTCATTGTACTCATTATTTTCACCGTATGCTTTGTTCCATACCACATGTTTCGATTTGTCTACATTACATCACAGTTACAAAATCCATCTTGCTACTGGAAGGGAATAATTCACACATGCAATGAGGTTATGctcatattttcatcttttaacaGCTGCTTAGACCCAGTTatgtatttcctaatgtccagtaGCGTACGTAAGACTGTCCTCCAACTTATTTGTAGAAGAATTCATGGAGATTCAAGTGTGACTCTGGAaagtacttcagaaataaaacttggACAATATATGCAAGAGCGATTATCTACTACCACTCCGCATTCAAGTTCTGTAAAGAAGAAGTCCGACTTAATCAAGTAA